The DNA window GTCCTTGTGGTGGACGACAGCGAGATCGTGCGTGAGGGGTTATGTCGAGTGCTGGATCGGTATACTGATTTGGCCGTCGTCGGCCGTGCAAAGTCCGGGGAAGAAGCATTATCCCACATGACCTTGCTGGAGCCCGATGTCGTACTGATGGACATGCGCATGCCCGGATTGACCGGTGCCGAAGCGACCCGACGACTCTTGCGCGACCGACCGAGAACGGTGGTGATCGGCCTGTCGGTCGAGACCACGTCCGATGTCGCACAAGCCATGCTGGATGCGGGGGCCGTGGCGTTCCTGCCCAAGGACAGCATTGCCGGAAATCTCTATGCCGCCATTCGTCAGGCGGTCGGACCTCGTCGGCTGCACTCCTCCGCCGCTGAATGAGCGCGGCGAGGAGGCGGGGCGGTTGCGGACGACTGGCGCAGGTCACGGATGTCGACAGCCCGATAACTGGCTGAAGAAACGGGATTCGCCTCGGCCCCGGCATCTCGTCGCGTATGAATCCCTGGCCGTTCTCCCGCGTCATACCTCAAGAGACATTCACGCCGGAGGCCGCTTTCCGACGGCCCAGCCCACAACCGCCATGATGATGAATAGCAGGAACAGGACATACGCAATATTGGTTGCAGTTCCCGCGACGCCCGACAGCCCCAACACGCCCGCAACAATCGCCACAACCAAAAAGGTAATCGACCAGCTCAGCATAGCTCCCTCCTTATGCGGTCGACACTTCCTCCAGTCGCTCGTATCCTCCGCCCGAGCCGGGCGGGACGCCGCCACCAGCAGGCACCAATCCTCCTAACACCCAGACGAACCGGCGACACACAGACCGGACTCGCGCGTCACGTGGCATCTGGTCGTCCGGATCAGAAGTGGAAGTTCACTCCGACGGTGATCATGTGGCCGTTGTCATTGAACTTCTTGTCCTTGATGTTTTGATCCTTGGAAGAAATATCTTCCAACCACAGGTATCGATATGTGCTGTCGATGGAGACATGGTTGTTGAAAAAGAACTGCAGGCCGCCGCCCGCATGGGCGCCGAAACGGTTCTGTGTATTCTCGTAGCTGCCGGGCCCCTTGACCGTGGTGTAGTACCAACCGCCGCCCCCGATGAGGAACGGAGCCAGCCTGGTTTGACCAAGCGGGTAGATCAAGGCCGACACCTGCACGGGATAGGTGTGCACCCGCGACCCGCCCTGGTCCTGCCGTCGGTAGTCCACCGATCCTTCGAAGGCGAGGTACTTGAACGGATAGAGCCGGACCTGCGCGCCTCCGAACCAGCGGGACTCTCCTTCCTTGGGGTCAAAATACGTTGCACGGCCGCCGATGGAGATCGGCCCGATCTCCATTTGCTGAAACAGATTGCCGTCGGTCGCCGAGACCGGCGGGGCAAACTCGGTCAGCCCCATCAGCACACTCGCCGCCGCTCCGACCATCCACGCAGATACGGACTTTGTCATCATTGCAAGGGCTCCTCCTGTTTCGTGATCCGCTTCCTGCTCGAATCGCCCGCCGTCTGTCAACGGAGGGGCGATCCACATGTCATGCAGCGCGGGCGCGTCACTCGGTTTTCTCTGACTTCCGTTGTTCGAACCATTCATCGACCCATTGCTTCACCTCCTCTTTGCGATCGCCATAACGCTCTTGGATTTTGCCGTCGAGCTTATCGAGGCTCCCCTCGATGTACAGAAGATCGTCATCGGTAAACTTAGCCCATCTGCGTTTGAGTTCGCCTTTGAACTGCTTCCATTTGCCCTGGAATTGATCTTCGTTCATGGCCACCACCGGCAACGGCTCGTACGCCTGAAGCACGACCGGAGACTCCACCGCAGAGACCGTAACAGCTGGGCCCGCAACCGCCGCGCAGGAAAGAATCCACGCGGCTCCGGCCAGATTCATACGCATGCTCGTCGTTCCTGTCCTCATTCGCACCATGATGTCCTCCTCTGTCCTTGAGCCCGGTCGGCCGGCCCCGCTGTGCCCCTCAAGCCATGGACCTGAAACTGTCGCTCACTGATCGCGCAGAAGACTCACCAGGTCCTCCGCATGCTCTTCTTCCTTGGCCTGAATATCCTCCAGCAGTCGGCGTGTCGTGGGGTCATCGGTCCCGACGAACAGAATCATTTCGCGATAGCTATCGATGGCAATACGTTCAGCGACGAGGTCCTCTTTGATCATGTCTTTGAGCGAGGTGCCTTCGATGTATTCGGAATGGCTGCGACCGGAGAGACCGTCAGGGGACAAGTTGGGCTCGCCTCCCAGCTGCACGATCCGTTCAGCCAGTTGGTCGGCATGCGCCTGTTCTTCCTGGGCATGTTGCATAAATTCCGCCTTGACGCTGTCCGAGGCGATGCCCTGAGCCATGAAATAATGCCGCTTGTACCGCAGGACACAGACCAATTCCGTCGCCAGGGCCTCGTTCAGCAATTTGAGGACGGTGTCGACACGAGCGCCGTAGCCGGGGGTCACGGCACCTTGCTCAATGTGCCGGCGAGCCCGTTCCCGCAGCGTCTTCACATCCGTCAGGAAACCGCTGGCCTGTTCAGTATCCCGTTCCTTTTCTTTTCGATCGGTCGTCATGCTGATTCCTCCTTGGTCATCGTCGACGCTGGTGACGGCGTCCCGACTTACTGCGGCTTTGCCCTTCGCGTTGACGACTCGACACCCAATCTCCGGCCAGGTAGGGGTGGGCGGACTCGATGCCGAGCAGCCCAGTCTTCTCGCTCTGCCGTTTTTCCCAGACCCGCCCGACCAGCGCCGCAGTCGTGGCAGCGGCGGTGACGCCCACGATGATTCCCGCCACGAGACAGGTCCGTTGAAATCCCATACGTGTGATCGACATGCTGTGATGATACCGAGCAGGCAGGTTTGCGCGGACTGGGCTGAACCCGAGTAGGAGCTAATCCGTACCCTGGCGGAGTTGTTGCACCGCCAGGGCGGCGGCTCGTGACAGTGCGCCGGAAATACGGCCGTCGGATGTGAGAACCGCCAAGCTCGTCTGCCCGGAACGCCGCATCGCGGCATAGGCTTCCGCCACAACGTCGTCCTCACGGCAGACGCGTGCCGAAGGAGGAAGCAGCGCCGCAATGGGCGTGTCCGCTTGAGGACAGGCCAAAGCAAGGTCCCGCTCGGAAATGGTACCGAGTAAGAGGGGCCCCTCCAACACAACGACAAGAGACGTGTCCAATGATTCCATGAGCTGGATGACCTCGTGCACCTGAGCGGCCGGAGTCGCAATGGCCAGCGCGCCGGTCATCACCTCCTTGACGCGAACGCATTCGTGCGAAAGGAGGCCCAACCGTTCCGATCGGGTGGATTCAAGGTGGATGTTGCTCACACGTGGAGGCATGATCGATCTCCGCTCCACAGCGCGCCCTTACGAGCGATGCGTGTTACCGCGGACGGCGGCACCCTGCATGGCCGCAGGGGCAGGGTCGGCCACCCCGAGCGGCGTTGCGGCAAACATCGGAACAGAATTCCTTGCCGGGTTCGGCCTGACACCGGCAGGCCGGATGTGCACAGGGTTTCAGAGTCATGACAACCTCCGAAGGCTTGGGGATGACCGGACAGAACGGGACGAGTCACGCGCGTGGGACGGTTGTGCTCACGGATTGTCCGCCATCAGCTTCTCGCGGGGCTGACGAATCCCCAGCCACAACACGCCGTAACGCAGGGGCTTGTCCGGATTGCGCGTATAGCGGCTGCGATCCTCACCCACATCGACGAGCCGCAAGGGCACCGTGCCTCGTTGGCGATGGTGCGGAAATGATGTCTCGAGTTCCAATTCCACCGTCTCGTCCGTGCAGGCCAGC is part of the Nitrospiraceae bacterium genome and encodes:
- a CDS encoding DUF1328 domain-containing protein; translation: MLSWSITFLVVAIVAGVLGLSGVAGTATNIAYVLFLLFIIMAVVGWAVGKRPPA
- a CDS encoding porin family protein, with the protein product MMTKSVSAWMVGAAASVLMGLTEFAPPVSATDGNLFQQMEIGPISIGGRATYFDPKEGESRWFGGAQVRLYPFKYLAFEGSVDYRRQDQGGSRVHTYPVQVSALIYPLGQTRLAPFLIGGGGWYYTTVKGPGSYENTQNRFGAHAGGGLQFFFNNHVSIDSTYRYLWLEDISSKDQNIKDKKFNDNGHMITVGVNFHF
- a CDS encoding CsbD family protein, whose translation is MNEDQFQGKWKQFKGELKRRWAKFTDDDLLYIEGSLDKLDGKIQERYGDRKEEVKQWVDEWFEQRKSEKTE
- a CDS encoding CBS domain-containing protein; translation: MPPRVSNIHLESTRSERLGLLSHECVRVKEVMTGALAIATPAAQVHEVIQLMESLDTSLVVVLEGPLLLGTISERDLALACPQADTPIAALLPPSARVCREDDVVAEAYAAMRRSGQTSLAVLTSDGRISGALSRAAALAVQQLRQGTD